AAACTATCAATATGTATGAAAACGTAATTAGATGGATATGTACACACTTTTCATCATCatccttaatttaaaaaattaaatattattaatacttaattaatgtaaaaaatttccATCCGAGTTtgtatagttataaattatatcattatatttattattgttatgagtagaaattacaataattcatgtaatgtgaaaataataataataaataataataataataataataactatgcCCTGATTATTTTTCCAGTTTCCAATTTTGTAACTTATGAACACCATTTTAGTTTGTTTGTGAAATTGTACATTACGATAGCttattaaatgataatttgagcttttttacaattttatcaaaaacaactttaagaaaaaaagatgttttcacaaattaaagataaaacttagttatttttatttttaaattatgaactTTATCTTCTTCTGTAATCAATAATATTGATGGTGGATAAGACTTCGTAATTCGTTACTGTCAAAATTCTTCACAACCATAATTGCTGGTTGAATTAACACACCCCAATACCAAATTACACATCTTTTTACGAAACTCATTTTTACGATAAAACAACATTTactcatataaaaaattatttttattaactaaaaattttcatttattcaaaagattatttaaaataacttttttgcATTTGGAAGGGGTGTTTTACACTTCAACATGTTTatgcagaaaagaaaaattagggttttgaagattgcatgaataataataataatgtgttGAATTGTTGCATCAATCGCTTACTTGTTCGATGCACTGTGCTGTCTGTGATTTCTTCAGATACAGCTTTTTGAAAATCGGACCTATGTTTAGCTTCTGCCATTTCAATTCCAAGACAAAACTAGTAAGTTCTAGAAATTAAGACAACAAAATTAATCCAAATTTAACCATcaatgtttattaaaataattttaacatgaaAGTAGTAATTAACCTAATCCAAGAAACTAacagtaatttatttttaattttgtcatttttgAAAGATCCTTAACTTATCTTAACTTAAGTTCTATCTATATTACTTAAGTTAAGTTCTAAATAACATTGGTTGAAAAATATTTCGTTTAgcatcaactaaaaataattttagttcaaattaactgaaaataattatgtttaacaCTAGTTAAGAAACACTATTCATTGTATTAAGAGACAATTAATTTAACTAATGCCGATTGAAAATTAACACAACATAAAAGGTATTTCATATTAAATTCTCTAAAttcagttttaaaatattatactacTGGATATATTTGTCTTTAAGgatataaatattgtttttggccccgttaaatatatatataaatatttgaatggtattgaaattacaatttgtatttttatattataaaaaatttattgttagTTAATCAATTTAATGAGATTACTTTAACCTCTATTAGTATCAAGTTGAATGGTTTTAAACACGAGGTAAAACTTATCCATTAGCTTAAAATGTGTGcttatgttataatttttaaaaaaatacactatTTACTTccttaaaattttagaaaccaAATAATACCAAATACATGTCCTAAACTCTTAGTATATTTTTTCCTgagaacagaaaaaaaatgcattgtTTGACTTACTAATTTATATTGCTGTAATAAGTAGAAGCATGTTCTCTCAGTTACTAATAATGTTGGTTGTAAAGTCGTCCTGCACACCCtctttttcgttttcattttcatgtctttctttctaaaaattaatCTGTTCTTTATTCTAatctttttttaagaatttagtCACATATTACAATAGCTAAGGAGTTTATGATTCTTTCTAATGATGAAAATTCCAAACAAAATAACCACATTGATACCCAGAAAATCCATAATTTTAcggtattaaaaatattaatcaactTCACATTTTGAACAATAATGTTTTTCACAATAATTTCTTAACTTTCTTGTATTTAAGTTAACATGTAACTATAACATTTATACCTCCTCATCGTTCTTTCCCTACAACAAAGTTTTACCACCTAAGATTGTTATAACTACACAACAAAAAGTTCAATTAGACTTCAATCACggctttgataccatattataaggtgaattttaagtctaactcaactccacaaaatctGCTTGTAAGGTGAGACTAACatcccacttatatattataatttgacctcatctctagtcgatgtaaaACTTCTAACAGATTGATTGTACAAAAATTGAAGAAACTTGACCTTACCTTAAGATGAAATCGGAATATATGATAAAAACCTTCAGGTTAACCACTCCATGACTTTGGATATTGAAGAAAACAAGGAATGAGGTCAAATATTGTTTGatggagaaggaagaagaatgaGCAAAAGCTCATCGGAATTGAAAATGAAAGggttttcaaaaactatttttgaaataaacttcatgctttaactttttattatatgtaaactaacaagaaaaaaaatataatagtgtgataataatatataattttaattttgtttaatttatatcCAGGTTCTTACAAATTATgcaatatgaaaatattattgaagATGATAAGACTTGTATGAAAGTGTAGTGACATATTTAGGATGATATGTGAATTATTGTTTGATTTGTATATTACTTATTGACATTATAATATAGATTTCCTTATTTCATTGATTATTTAAGTCACATAGATTACGATATTAGATGATGAAGTTGAAGGAAAGTTCTTGCATATTGTGACGTGTATATATGTGACTTTAGTTGTAATGAGTTTATCTCAATCCTTTATCTTAAAGTTGCTTGTAGAtcaaaatatttgatattagaTAAGATGTTAAAGCATACTTAGTGTGAGTATTCTGAAAGACATTGGTTGTTATTTCGTTTATTAAATATCTTTGATGTATAGATTCATTTGTAATCTATGTGAAtgttgtgtgttaaattttgaatcaaaGTGAATTGTTGGACTtattaatcaatatatatatatatatatatatatatatatatatatatatatatttattatgtgtatatatgtatatataattactaGAAGAACATTTGGACGAGAataaagttacattttttttattttaactatttatattttgatgagTATTGTATATTTTAggttgtattatttattaatataagtctttttattactttatagtATAGATAGTagatagtttaaatttttaggAATCTTAAAGTAGTTTGGGTTATCTAACAAGTAACAAAAGCTAGTTACTTTGATTTTAACTCGTTTAAATTTTTAGGAACCTTAAAGTAGTTTGGGTTATCTAACAAGTAACAAAAGCTATTTACTTTGATTTTAACTGGTAGACAGGTTTTAATTATTAGTTGTAGGCTTATATGATAGTGTAATTGTGAAATTTCATTGTCTGATGCAATTTGACTTGTTGAATTGAGATTAGGGAATTGAATTGTCTTTAAAgattatatgatttaaattataCTATGATGAATGATTGAAAGTGTATTAGAAGTAAATTGTCTGgttgaaattatatattatttgaaatttggtGTTTTGACAGTTGTGGTTAATTTTAGGCTGGATGGTAGAGGCTTGTGAGGCATAAATTTTCAGAAGTCGTGTTATGCAGAATTATGTAGACTCATTGGACAAATATATTCTTAGTGAGCGAAACCAAAGTCATGAGATTCACTGACTTGGTTTTCGTAAAGCAAAAATATGGTCGCTGGGCAAACTCAAAGTCAGAGAGCCACTAACTTAGTATTCATCGAGCGAGAAAACTCTCGTTGAGCGAGACTAAAACCAGAGACTCACTAACTTGACAAAGGATGACCGAGACCATTCTTGTCAGACGAATTTCATGATATTTTAAGCATGTGCCATTAAGTGATGATCTCGCTAGATGAGTTATCTAGTCGTTGAGTGAATTGATACTTGATGAGCGAATATATACTCTTGGTGGACGAGATTAACATAGTCCAACACTTAATTTATATGCGTGTTTTACTAGTTTGTGATGGTTAAAGGTTGTTTTGTGAATGTTAATGTGATATCTGGTTTGTAATGTTATTTGAGAATGATTGTAATCAATCAAAGTAGGAGTTGGTTGTGGTGTTTTTCAGTGTGTGTTTTGACATATGAGATTTCATAAAGTAGATATCCTAATATATACTACCAATCATTCAACTCATAGAGAGATGAATGAGGTGGAGGAGAAAATGACAGGATGTCTTCACTCTAGACTATTAGTTTTATGTGTGAAAGATTAACTTTGTGAGTAGTAGGATGATAATCCTTGCATTTATGACTCTATTTACTACAAGTGCATATTTACAATGAAGCATTGTGTCAAAGTATATATCCAGATAAATTGAGTACAGAGTCAATTGCTTATACgtttatttgaattatagaatGTTATTATTGATGAACTAATAATTGATATGTTAAGTtgttatgataatttattttgaaactagTTTATCCTATCTTTTTTTGtctataatgtttttttttcaatgatatGAACAGATAATGAGTTAGATATTAATATATCTTTGGTGGAAACGAAAAATATCGTCCAAtgatttttagtattttagttAAATGCTTCGTTAGTAGttgttatctttaaaaaaacttatttaatttaccTATTACTTTGTACATATATTacgttaatatatttattatatcgaataactatattaatattttgtacgatttttatttatttgccGTGCTGATAATTATAGTATTTCTATTCATAGACtaattgtattatatgtttatataaatattaatatatttatgtcCATGTCGTGATTTTATATGGTGTTTTCGTGATTATGTTGTGATCATTTAAcacataaacaaatatattgaaaaataataataataaatattaaagttatatatatatatatatatatatatatatatatatatatatatatatatatatatatatatatatatatatatatatatataaaagtttgcTAATATACGTAAGTTCTTTGTGTACTgaattttagtagacaaaaatatccttatatattatggattcttaGTTTTAAGGTTAacggtatttgaataatttttattttcaaaacctaaaaaaaaaaaagaaatgctGAAACCTTTACTCATattctcattcctctcaacacTTTATCTTTCATCTCTTTTTCACTCATATCCTCATTCCTCTCGAACACTTTATCTTTCATCTATTTTAATCCAACGTTTTCTCTATCATCCATAATGTAGCTCCAACTGAAAAATTCAGAAACATTCATCTAATTCTAATCCACTTTTCttacttatccaatttgtttctctctcttctccatACTCTCTCACCCACACACACCAAACCTGACGACATTCCAATTTATTGTTTGcttttttcattcatttgtttttcattttaataacaaaataattgataatgttGATTATTGtgttttaagaatgaaaattattcaaatatccttGACCTTATAacttaaaatcataatatatcagaatatttttgtctattaaaacCCAAtatacattactaaaatgtaccaactaaaaaaagaaCTTATGTGTGTTAGCAAACCCCTTCACCACACACACATACGCACGCGCACACTCATAAGATattaaattatagttatatttaattttttgttaattataacACACttatattaaatgataatttgataagaaattataaaaagcTTAATCATCAATTTTGATGTATTTAAACTATAgtgatttgaatttaaataaaaatatttttctatacgTGGCTAACTAAATTTGCTtatactttaaacttttctttcaaatgaGGCTagttatatacatatatatatatatatatatatatatatatatatatattataattatagtaGATGTGATTAAAAATACTACAAAGGAATCtccttttaaatattattatttggaaTAAAAAGTCaatcaatttaatttcttaattaataactGTTAAAGTAAGACTTGTGGTTAGAAAAATCGTTAAATGTGTATGTATGAACTTTTACATTGAATTTGCTTCTAAAAAATGTTACTGTAATAAACTtccaaatttgaatttaaaaaaaaactatgaaaaaaattaattgaataatttaaatacatttatgaATGTAAACTGGTAACCGCTAATAGCATCATCTGGGTCCGTTTCAGTAACTAGTCACTCTACCATTAATTACATCTccttaattaaaaagattaacattataaatttaagaattaagtTATAATAGAACTGTTAGAACATGTTaaggttaaaagtaaaaaacaaattttaattttaatataataatgaaattaatttcttgaatatattaaaaattataaattataagtcttacaaaagatttatattaaaacaaaattaaaaaaagttttaaaattaatgtaataaagtaaaaaatttatattctaaaaaaaaattaaataaagctttagattttgaaatagaaaaatatttataatattaatatgataattaaattaattttaaaatgtaaaaagtaatttaaaaaagttataaaaatatttatatactgaagtaatttttttaaaaaataatataagaaattgGTCGTAAGAGTTAGAGCGATAAGATTCTTCTTGTGTCGGAAATTAGTGTCAtcacattttgtttttaatttttcttacttttgttACGTTGTAAGAAGTGATCTAACTATGAGTGGGTTTGGTCTGTGTTTTGTCATTCCAGTTTATACTCGTTGGGCCGTGTGCCTTTGTTCTCAACTCATACCCTTTCACCGTCTCTTGGACTCAAATCACTAAAGATTGAAACTTTTTTCATCTTTGACTGTTGCTGTTCAAATGGGGGTTCAAAGCTGTAATGGTTGCAGATCCTGGGAGGAGGACATTTACTGGTCTCATTTTCAATTCCTCCATTTCGTGCAGTTTCTCCGAACGGGTTATGATCAACATCTTGTTAGTATTCCATCCCACCTCTTACTTTTCTGTTGTGAATCATGATAAATCTGGCAAGGAATGGAACATGGGTTGAATTGAGCTCATGAACTTCATTCTATGTCCACAATTTTTTTACCCCCTTTGTTTCATTCTATCATCTCTTTTGTATCGatttttttggtaaaaaaatttGCATGCACCCTGATATGTTTAAGGATATGGGCGAAGGGCaaatagaaaaaagagaaaaaaacgaATGAGCTAAATAGTTTGTGTCTTGTGATTTGGTTGTTGTTGTCTCTGTTGTTCTGTTCCTTGTTTGCAAACACTATCTACTTTGCATGCTTGATATGGAAATAGTTGGTTATCAACcaagttgttgttgttgttgctcttTGATGTGTATCCTATTCTAACTGCATGTTTTTGCTGCTTATTGTATGTCGTTCTCATTGATGAAATTTGAAGCTTGTTTGCAGGCACTTCCGAAGACATTTTCAGACAACTTAAAGAAGAAGCCGCCTGCAAATGTGACCCTAAAGGGTCCTAGTGGTGTTGCGTGGAACGTAGGGATAATTACTAGTGGAGATACCTTGTACTTTGCATGTGGTTGGGAGCAGTTTGTGAAAGATCACTGTTTGAAGGAGAATGATTTCCTAGTCTTTAAGTATAATGGTGAATCTCAGTTTGATGTTTTAGTGTTTGATGGGGGGAGCTTGTGTGAGAAGGCATCTTCTTATTTTGTTCGCAAATGTGGGCACACCGAAGCTGAAGATGTGGGTGGAAGTCTCAACAAGAAAAGGGACAATGCAGAAGATCCTATGAAAGAAGGTCACATCCCTTTAAAAGCTGGTGTGCAATGTGCTTCACCTGGGAAATCTGTGCATGCTAATGGTACCAAGGAGCCAATTAATGTACCTTTTGAAACTCCTACTCCCAGTGAAGAGGCTTTCAATGCAGATGTTGAATCTGCTGGTGCTGAGCAAATTACATCGGATGGAGTCCCTCTGTCAGCTGTTCCCAAAGAAACTGTTAATGGAAAAAGGATCAGGAAGCTTGCTTCAGTTGTTAAACATGTGCAGACCAAACGGAGGGGCAGGGGCAGACCAGCTAAAGTGTCTACTGTTATAGAGAGAGCACTTGACTGGGTGTCTGGTAACATGTTTACTTGTCAAAAACTGAAAGGAAATGATATTACTACTGTTTAAtgaactttttttcttcttatgaagatcaaatttgagaattttttatttactgaCCAGTTTTTGATTCTTCAAAACCACAATGTTTTCTTAGGCTTTGAACTTCAAATACATATAGCTGATATGAAATAATGGAAGCCGAATGTAGGCTTCCGACATTACCTTTGTTTTCCCTAATCATATACTGAAATTTGGCTCTCTTTTATTATGTAACGAAGCATATGAATTGGCTAATGAGAAAGTATGGTTGCTCATACCTTTGATTTAAAGCAAATTACGTTTGTGAGATGTCTTAATTCAAGTGAAGGTTAAATCCATCATTTCTTTCTGACAATGAGAAAAAGTTATGTGAGTAATAGCATAAGGCAAGACTTGCTTTTGCATAGATGTGCCCTGAACTCTACAACAGATACCAACTGATTGCTTTGATGATAGTT
This window of the Vigna angularis cultivar LongXiaoDou No.4 chromosome 7, ASM1680809v1, whole genome shotgun sequence genome carries:
- the LOC108341071 gene encoding B3 domain-containing protein REM16, with the protein product MGVQSCNGCRSWEEDIYWSHFQFLHFVQFLRTGYDQHLALPKTFSDNLKKKPPANVTLKGPSGVAWNVGIITSGDTLYFACGWEQFVKDHCLKENDFLVFKYNGESQFDVLVFDGGSLCEKASSYFVRKCGHTEAEDVGGSLNKKRDNAEDPMKEGHIPLKAGVQCASPGKSVHANGTKEPINVPFETPTPSEEAFNADVESAGAEQITSDGVPLSAVPKETVNGKRIRKLASVVKHVQTKRRGRGRPAKVSTVIERALDWVSGLDAEPVSAVRSAAQEAFISNRRPVTDDEIKNALALAQAGRTDDSLVVVMRPSHVYKRFFVSMPNKWIGEHIPPMSQDVILRMDKGEWVARYSYHNIRHTGGLTGGWKHFVLDNNLEEYDVCVFKPAGQMNDNLVLDMSIFRVVEEIVPLSVMSPTGKRGRKPAAQNAILTET